The sequence AGGATAGAAAAAGAGAGAGGAAAGGAAAAAGAGGGGTTAAAAGATATAAAGTTGGGATATGGTGGTCTTTTGGATATAGAATTCATTGTTCAATATTTACAGTTAAAATATGGAAGTAGGTTTAAAAGCTTAAGGGATACGAATACCTTAGCTATATTGGAAAGATTAAGAAACAAAGATTTAATATCTAAACGTGACTGTAACAAGCTAATCAAAGCATACAGATTTTTTAGAGAGACTGTTTCCGGCCTCAGAATTGAACATGAACGTCCCTCCAGTTCTTTGCCAGATGTCGGCCACAAACTTGATATTTTAGCAAGTAGATTAGGTTATAAAAGTGATGAAAAAAAAGGGTCAGGGAAAAAACTTATGGATGAATACGACCTTCATACAACAGTTGTACGAAATATATACAAAAGCATATTTAATAATAAAATTGCCAAATCTTGTTGAAGATCATTTTTTATGATAAAATTAAAGATTAAAAATTTTAATTTCTTTTGATAAAATGCGTAATATAAAGACAAAGAAATATATAATCATTTCAATTATTCTTCATATCTTTTTTATTCTTGCTATAGGAAAGGTAGCGATTAAAGAAAAAAGTCTGTTAGATCCACTGAAGATAAAGATTCTTGAAGAATTTTCAAAAACAAAAGGGATTATAGAAGACCTTCCTAAGCCACCAATGATTGAGGAACCTAAAGAGGCAAAAATTCTCTCTCAATATTCCAGCAAAGCCCATCAAGACTTATCCGATAAAAAATCAGATATTCCGGGTGTAAAAAAACCCTCCGGACTTACAAGAAAAAAAGCTTCTGAGATAGCAAGTAAGAAGAGCCAAAAATCAGAAATAAAGGCCTTGATGAAAGATGAAAAAATCTCTCAAAAAAGTAAACCAAAAAAAATCTTAGCCGAGTTAGAAAAAGGAAAAGGATTAGAGTCAATCAAATCCCACGAAAAAATAGTAAAGAAGGAAGAGGCTGAAACAGAAGCTTTATTAAAGAAAAAAGAAAAACATCTTCCTGATACTCTTTCTCCGCAAAGAGAAGATACAAGATCCTTAAAAGGACTACCTCTTTTGAGTTCAGAGGATTTAAAGAAGTATGTAAAACCAGGTAATAAAGGAGATGGTTCTGATGGAGTTACCGTATCTTTAGAAACTAAGGAGTACAAATATATATCTTACTTTATCCATATAAAAAATAAGATAGAACTTTTATGGGATTATCCTATGGAGGCTGCTAGAGAGGGGATTTATGGATCACTATTTTTAAAATTTACAATTCTTAGTAATGGAAAGCTGGAAAAAGTAGTTTTGATAAGATCTTCTGGTTCAACGATATTAGATGATGAGGCTATTCGTGCCATCAGTACCGCCTCCCCTTATAACCCATTTCCAAAGAGGTTAACAGAGAATAGGATAACGATTACAGCTTCCTTTCACTATTTACCACGTATATTATACGTAAGATAATTTATAGGAGTTACTTT is a genomic window of Nitrospinota bacterium containing:
- a CDS encoding energy transducer TonB; this translates as MRNIKTKKYIIISIILHIFFILAIGKVAIKEKSLLDPLKIKILEEFSKTKGIIEDLPKPPMIEEPKEAKILSQYSSKAHQDLSDKKSDIPGVKKPSGLTRKKASEIASKKSQKSEIKALMKDEKISQKSKPKKILAELEKGKGLESIKSHEKIVKKEEAETEALLKKKEKHLPDTLSPQREDTRSLKGLPLLSSEDLKKYVKPGNKGDGSDGVTVSLETKEYKYISYFIHIKNKIELLWDYPMEAAREGIYGSLFLKFTILSNGKLEKVVLIRSSGSTILDDEAIRAISTASPYNPFPKRLTENRITITASFHYLPRILYVR